One region of Flavobacterium sp. KACC 22763 genomic DNA includes:
- a CDS encoding RagB/SusD family nutrient uptake outer membrane protein, whose amino-acid sequence MKIKITAAILLSMLFTVSCTDLDEQLYDQVEDGNFGNTTKEVDALVGGAYSSLRGFSDAISNNFPTCEYVFFLNEVVSDEATIPTRGTNWYDGGQYQDAQKHTWKSDNRMILSAWRYNYTGIAKINAIIYQINKSSLSDKSKEPIFAELKALRAYYYYNLLDLFGNVPIVTNFEDTDLPTNSTRKQVYDFVEKELTDAIPFLNPNVVYSKMTRNVAYSILARLYLNSEAFIGQPRWQDCINMCQKVTGYSLTPDFFSNFVTENQTSPEIIFAIPYDSKAGTVGNYMNSMSCHYSQNLAISAIPNNYPWSANGMCAQPGVYSSFADTDKRKKCMLEGDQINLATGSVIIMGNGDPLTYTENLTSLEDAKENEGVRLHKYEMKAGEQWERDHDFVLIRYSEILMMQAECYVRLGSPDLARPFVQQVASRAGEELPTTIDLKFIDQELLKEFTFEGRRRTDNIRFGTFFEPWWSKGTTEKYRAIFPIPSTVLTTNKNLKQNPGYPN is encoded by the coding sequence ATGAAAATCAAAATAACAGCAGCAATACTTTTAAGCATGCTTTTTACAGTATCTTGTACTGATTTGGACGAGCAGCTGTATGATCAGGTAGAAGATGGAAATTTCGGAAATACAACCAAAGAAGTTGATGCGCTGGTAGGTGGGGCTTATTCTTCTTTAAGAGGATTCTCCGATGCAATCTCTAATAATTTTCCAACTTGCGAATATGTTTTCTTTTTGAATGAAGTAGTTTCAGACGAAGCTACAATTCCGACAAGAGGCACAAACTGGTACGATGGAGGGCAATACCAAGATGCGCAAAAACATACTTGGAAATCAGATAATAGAATGATTCTTTCGGCTTGGCGTTACAACTATACCGGAATCGCTAAAATCAACGCAATTATCTATCAAATCAATAAATCGTCTCTTAGCGATAAATCGAAAGAACCGATTTTTGCCGAATTAAAAGCGCTTAGAGCCTATTACTATTACAATCTTTTAGATCTATTCGGAAATGTGCCAATTGTAACCAATTTTGAAGATACAGATCTTCCGACAAATTCAACAAGAAAACAAGTGTATGATTTTGTTGAAAAAGAATTGACAGACGCTATTCCGTTTTTAAATCCAAATGTGGTGTATTCTAAAATGACTAGAAATGTTGCATATTCTATTTTGGCTAGATTGTATCTTAATTCAGAAGCGTTTATCGGTCAGCCACGTTGGCAAGATTGTATCAATATGTGCCAAAAGGTTACAGGATACAGCTTGACACCAGATTTCTTTTCGAATTTCGTAACAGAAAATCAGACTTCGCCAGAAATTATCTTTGCGATTCCTTACGATTCAAAAGCAGGAACAGTTGGAAACTACATGAATTCAATGTCTTGCCATTACAGTCAAAATCTAGCTATTTCTGCAATCCCAAATAATTATCCTTGGAGTGCAAACGGAATGTGCGCACAGCCAGGAGTTTATTCTTCTTTTGCAGATACAGACAAAAGAAAAAAATGTATGCTAGAAGGCGATCAGATCAATCTTGCGACAGGAAGTGTCATTATTATGGGTAATGGAGATCCTCTTACTTATACAGAGAACCTAACAAGTCTTGAAGATGCAAAAGAAAATGAAGGTGTTCGTTTGCATAAATATGAAATGAAAGCAGGAGAACAATGGGAACGTGATCACGATTTTGTTTTAATTCGTTACTCAGAAATCTTAATGATGCAGGCAGAATGTTACGTTCGTTTAGGTTCGCCAGATTTAGCTAGACCATTTGTACAGCAAGTTGCGTCTCGTGCAGGTGAAGAATTGCCAACAACAATTGACCTTAAATTTATAGATCAAGAGTTATTGAAAGAATTCACATTTGAAGGAAGAAGAAGAACAGACAATATTCGTTTTGGAACATTCTTCGAGCCATGGTGGTCAAAAGGCACAACGGAAAAATACAGAGCAATTTTCCCAATTCCGAGTACTGTTTTAACTACTAATAAAAATCTAAAACAAAATCCTGGGTATCCAAATTAG
- a CDS encoding DUF5004 domain-containing protein — MKCKSLYWLAFMMCFFAIGCDNTDDGSYVEPITLYEKVNGNWGLTNLKMVDEVAKANNIEPNEENLSTYFNYEDFKIKFNVDEKNNPTSYEVTGDVPPLFAPKGYWALSSDFQQTNGIGTKIYLYSDAQRTQKTDELILASVPGKNKEMQIQLVHSSGGVAFTSYVFKLNAIN, encoded by the coding sequence ATGAAATGTAAAAGTCTTTATTGGCTAGCTTTTATGATGTGTTTTTTTGCAATCGGATGCGATAACACAGATGACGGAAGCTACGTAGAACCGATTACCCTTTATGAAAAAGTAAACGGAAATTGGGGATTAACAAATCTGAAAATGGTTGATGAAGTTGCGAAAGCAAATAATATCGAACCGAACGAAGAAAACTTGAGTACTTACTTTAACTACGAAGATTTTAAAATCAAATTTAACGTAGATGAAAAGAACAATCCAACAAGTTATGAAGTAACTGGAGATGTCCCTCCGTTATTTGCTCCTAAAGGATATTGGGCATTAAGTTCAGATTTTCAGCAGACCAACGGTATTGGAACAAAAATCTACTTGTACAGCGATGCGCAAAGAACGCAAAAAACAGATGAATTGATACTGGCTTCAGTTCCAGGTAAAAACAAAGAAATGCAGATTCAATTGGTGCATTCTTCTGGCGGTGTTGCTTTCACGTCTTATGTGTTTAAATTAAATGCTATTAATTAA
- a CDS encoding glycoside hydrolase family 97 protein — protein sequence MKNRKYRYCLVALASMLVMACGTKKTYKISSPEKISELTFELTPSGQPQYSFSSNGKSVIEPSLMGFEFQGLAKMTDGFEVVSTEEKAADETWEQPWGEFKKVRDHHNELIVHLKEAKGEERLVDIIFRVFDDGVGFRYEFPKQPNLGKVKISNEVTQFTFKDNNDVWWIPVHRENSYYESEYRKTLMSKTDTINTPATFETKDKLYVAIHEANLTDFASMTLLKTTDKQYKSDLVPWADGVKVYAETPFKTPWRTIVVGKNPGEVATSTIMLNLNEPSKIEDLSWITPSKYIGIWWGMHLEKYTWGQGPKHGATTKNTKEYIDFAAKNGFDGVLVEGWNEGWDGDWTADGSAFSFVKAYPDFNLEEITKYAAIKNVRLIGHHETAGATKNYESQLEDAFKLYQKMGVNSVKTGYVNKYLDKKEWHDSQYGARHYRKVIETAAKYHIMIDNHEPMKGTGLQRTYPNFMSQEGGRGQEYNAWSVDGGNTPEHLTTLPFTRMLSGPFDYTPGNFNFDYKTPSGAKVQTTLANQLALYVIIFSPLQMASDLPENYEGKPEFQFVKDVPCTWSDTKVLDSKIGEYTTIARKDWDEKNWYLGSITNRNARDLKVALSFLDKDKEYEAEIYADGEAANYKTNPYPVTISKQKVNSKTVLDIKLAAGGGTAVKFSPIEK from the coding sequence ATGAAAAACAGAAAATATAGATACTGTCTTGTGGCTTTAGCATCAATGCTGGTTATGGCCTGCGGTACTAAAAAAACGTATAAAATCAGTTCTCCAGAAAAAATCTCTGAATTAACTTTTGAATTGACTCCTTCAGGACAGCCTCAATACAGTTTTTCTTCTAACGGAAAATCGGTTATTGAGCCGTCTCTTATGGGATTTGAATTTCAAGGTTTGGCTAAAATGACAGACGGTTTTGAAGTGGTTTCTACAGAAGAAAAAGCGGCAGATGAAACTTGGGAACAGCCTTGGGGCGAATTCAAAAAAGTAAGAGATCATCATAACGAACTGATTGTTCATTTAAAAGAAGCAAAAGGAGAGGAGCGTTTGGTTGATATCATTTTTAGGGTTTTTGATGATGGTGTTGGATTTCGTTACGAATTTCCAAAACAGCCTAATTTAGGAAAAGTGAAAATCTCTAACGAAGTGACGCAATTTACTTTTAAAGATAATAACGACGTTTGGTGGATTCCTGTTCATCGTGAAAACAGCTATTACGAAAGTGAATATCGCAAGACGTTAATGAGTAAAACCGATACAATTAATACTCCGGCGACTTTTGAAACCAAAGACAAATTGTATGTAGCCATTCACGAAGCGAACCTAACAGATTTTGCTTCAATGACGCTTTTAAAAACTACAGACAAACAATACAAAAGTGATTTGGTGCCATGGGCAGATGGTGTAAAAGTATATGCCGAAACACCTTTTAAAACGCCTTGGAGAACTATTGTTGTGGGGAAAAATCCTGGAGAAGTAGCAACTTCGACTATTATGTTAAATTTAAATGAGCCTTCAAAAATTGAAGATTTATCTTGGATTACACCTTCAAAATATATCGGAATCTGGTGGGGAATGCATTTAGAAAAATACACTTGGGGACAAGGTCCAAAACATGGAGCAACAACCAAAAACACAAAAGAATATATTGATTTTGCTGCCAAAAATGGTTTTGACGGAGTTTTAGTTGAAGGCTGGAATGAAGGCTGGGATGGCGATTGGACAGCAGACGGTTCTGCGTTTAGTTTTGTAAAAGCCTATCCAGATTTTAATTTGGAAGAAATCACCAAATATGCTGCCATAAAAAATGTTCGTTTAATTGGACATCACGAAACGGCTGGAGCAACCAAAAATTATGAAAGCCAATTGGAAGATGCTTTCAAATTGTATCAGAAAATGGGAGTAAACTCGGTTAAAACGGGTTACGTAAACAAATATTTGGATAAAAAAGAATGGCATGATAGCCAATATGGAGCACGTCATTACAGAAAAGTAATCGAAACGGCTGCTAAATATCATATCATGATTGATAACCACGAACCAATGAAGGGAACAGGTTTACAACGTACGTATCCAAACTTTATGTCACAAGAAGGCGGAAGAGGACAAGAATATAATGCATGGTCTGTAGATGGAGGAAATACACCAGAGCATTTAACAACTTTACCTTTTACAAGAATGCTTTCTGGTCCATTTGATTACACTCCGGGGAATTTCAATTTTGATTACAAAACTCCATCAGGAGCAAAAGTTCAGACCACTTTGGCAAATCAATTGGCATTATATGTTATTATTTTCAGTCCGTTGCAAATGGCTTCAGATTTACCTGAAAATTACGAAGGAAAGCCAGAGTTTCAATTCGTAAAAGATGTTCCGTGCACTTGGTCTGATACTAAAGTTTTAGATTCTAAAATTGGAGAATACACTACAATTGCACGTAAAGACTGGGACGAGAAAAATTGGTACTTAGGTTCAATCACAAATAGAAATGCAAGAGACTTAAAAGTTGCTTTGTCATTTTTAGATAAAGACAAAGAATACGAAGCAGAAATCTATGCTGATGGAGAAGCAGCAAATTATAAAACCAATCCATATCCAGTTACAATCTCTAAACAAAAAGTAAACAGCAAAACTGTTCTAGATATCAAATTGGCAGCTGGAGGAGGAACAGCAGTAAAATTCTCTCCAATCGAAAAATAG
- a CDS encoding MarR family winged helix-turn-helix transcriptional regulator, with the protein MEIKHTDKENFSNFWKEEISDSFFFQIHRIKRAIFRRTNALMNEAGITLQLEQLPLLMILHHKSLSQRELSDKTMRDKSSILRSITALEKKKLVEVVKDKMDKRKNIVSLTSEGITLAKSIRSLMKRAEEEVMSVFSPKERIEALNAVRSYADKLETL; encoded by the coding sequence ATGGAAATTAAACATACCGATAAAGAGAATTTTTCAAATTTTTGGAAAGAAGAAATATCAGATAGTTTCTTCTTTCAGATTCACCGTATAAAGCGAGCAATTTTCAGACGTACGAATGCGTTAATGAATGAAGCGGGAATTACATTACAGCTGGAACAATTGCCATTGTTGATGATTCTACACCATAAAAGTCTTTCGCAAAGAGAATTATCAGACAAAACAATGCGCGACAAATCGTCTATTTTAAGAAGCATTACAGCACTAGAAAAAAAGAAATTGGTTGAGGTGGTAAAAGACAAAATGGACAAGCGAAAAAACATTGTAAGTCTTACAAGTGAAGGAATCACATTGGCTAAAAGCATTCGATCCCTGATGAAAAGGGCAGAAGAGGAAGTCATGTCTGTCTTTTCTCCAAAAGAAAGAATAGAAGCGTTGAATGCTGTGAGATCGTATGCAGACAAACTAGAAACGCTTTAA
- a CDS encoding SusC/RagA family TonB-linked outer membrane protein: MNSKNTKSVLHQMWTAKGAVLMIFMLFLSASTFAQTKKQISGTVYDNTGTVLPGAAIIEVGTKNGTTTDFDGKFSLQVAVGGAIEVSFIGSTTQKVQITGSTSNLEVRLQNDGYTLAEVQVVSVGYGKVKKSDLTGAISTVGADDLVKGTISSTEQVLQGKVAGLNIIRPSGDPAAGSTIRLRGGTSLTASNSPLIVVDGIAGVDINVVQPSDIKSVDVLKDASATAIYGSRGANGVIMITTKSGTKGVSVVYSGLSSVGYVNDNLDLLSANQWRGYVRQNGIADAVDYGANTNWQKAIEQTAISQSHTLSINSGKADSGFRTSLSYLNNEGVIKKSGLERLSGNVSAYQFLGDNKEVKFDMGLFANIDKWHPIDYRIFERAYNLNPTIPVYDANGDFSVVTGNLYQNPVEILTNRTFDNERHRLLGYFKTDVKFLNDFTATANISLEHNAVKGGTYKPSYAVMEGQTEGGFAQRTYAEYTNAQGELYVNYSKIIDKHNISALAGYSYLENIYEGFGAQRGGFVTDAFSYNNLGAGYNYRLSDVYSYKGKSNLVSFYARANYGYDGKYLLTATVRRDGSSRFGENNKWGTFPSASAAWRVSNEEFMESSKGWLDNLKLRVGWGITGNQDGIGEYKSLSILGVGNDSYYDPVTKTWSLAYSPKQNPNPDLKWESTEQINVGFDFGLFNRITGSFEWYSKTTKDLLYTYEVPQPPYLVGTMLANVGEMSNKGVELTLNADIIRGDKFNWNANLTLGHNVQKIEKLSNPTYKTDVIYSGSLHGLAGMSGQYSQIIAEGYPVGTFWGFKNAGLDPNGKIQYYNAAGQVVDESALVDADKTDLGNIQPDLTLGIGMNFTYGNFDLGLSGYGMFGQKALNATNMMLNDPTRLPAYNVPDAFLSSGITSAPKYSDYWIEDASFFRLQTLTFGYTLPLKYKKSKVRMYVMGENLFVITGYKGVDPEIGLNAQDGIGQTGVMDQTGLAAPGIDRYNNYPRPTTISVGLNFTLNN; this comes from the coding sequence ATGAATAGTAAAAATACAAAAAGCGTCCTGCATCAAATGTGGACTGCTAAAGGAGCGGTATTGATGATTTTTATGCTTTTTCTTTCTGCCAGCACTTTCGCGCAGACGAAAAAACAGATCTCAGGAACCGTTTATGACAATACGGGTACGGTATTGCCGGGAGCTGCTATCATTGAAGTAGGAACAAAAAACGGAACTACAACAGATTTTGATGGTAAATTTAGTCTTCAGGTAGCCGTAGGAGGTGCAATTGAAGTTTCGTTTATCGGATCGACAACACAAAAAGTTCAAATTACAGGAAGTACTTCTAATCTTGAGGTGCGTTTGCAAAATGACGGATATACTTTAGCTGAAGTTCAGGTAGTTTCTGTAGGTTACGGAAAAGTGAAAAAATCAGATTTAACTGGAGCAATTTCTACAGTTGGAGCAGATGATTTAGTAAAAGGAACGATTTCTTCTACAGAACAGGTTTTACAAGGAAAAGTAGCAGGATTGAATATTATTCGTCCTTCTGGAGATCCAGCGGCAGGTTCTACAATCCGTCTTCGTGGAGGAACTTCTTTAACAGCTAGCAACAGTCCGTTAATTGTTGTGGATGGTATTGCAGGTGTTGATATTAACGTAGTTCAGCCTTCAGATATTAAATCGGTTGACGTTCTTAAAGATGCTTCGGCAACTGCAATTTATGGTTCTCGTGGAGCAAACGGGGTAATCATGATTACAACAAAATCTGGAACAAAAGGAGTTTCTGTAGTGTACAGCGGATTATCTAGTGTTGGATATGTTAATGATAATTTAGATTTATTATCTGCAAATCAATGGAGAGGTTATGTTCGTCAGAACGGAATTGCTGATGCAGTAGATTATGGCGCAAATACAAACTGGCAAAAAGCAATCGAGCAAACAGCAATTTCTCAGTCACATACTTTAAGCATCAATTCTGGAAAAGCAGACAGTGGTTTTAGAACTTCACTTTCTTACTTAAACAATGAAGGTGTTATTAAAAAATCTGGTTTAGAGAGATTAAGCGGAAATGTTAGTGCTTACCAATTTCTTGGAGATAACAAAGAAGTGAAATTTGATATGGGATTATTTGCAAACATTGACAAATGGCACCCAATCGATTACAGAATTTTTGAAAGAGCTTACAACTTAAACCCAACAATTCCGGTTTACGATGCAAATGGAGATTTTAGTGTTGTAACAGGAAACCTTTACCAAAATCCAGTTGAGATTTTAACCAACAGAACTTTTGACAACGAAAGACACAGACTTTTAGGTTATTTTAAAACTGATGTTAAATTCTTAAATGACTTTACTGCAACAGCAAATATTTCGTTAGAGCATAATGCTGTAAAAGGAGGAACTTATAAACCATCTTATGCTGTTATGGAAGGACAGACTGAAGGCGGTTTTGCACAAAGAACGTATGCAGAATACACAAATGCACAAGGAGAGCTTTATGTAAATTATAGCAAAATTATTGATAAACATAATATTAGCGCTTTGGCTGGTTATTCTTATCTTGAAAATATCTATGAAGGTTTTGGAGCACAAAGAGGCGGATTTGTAACAGATGCTTTTAGCTACAATAATTTAGGAGCTGGTTACAATTATCGTTTAAGCGATGTGTATTCATACAAAGGAAAATCAAATTTAGTTTCTTTTTATGCTCGTGCTAACTACGGTTACGATGGCAAGTATTTATTGACAGCAACTGTAAGACGTGACGGATCTAGCCGTTTTGGAGAAAATAATAAATGGGGAACTTTTCCATCTGCTTCTGCTGCTTGGAGAGTTTCTAACGAAGAATTCATGGAATCTTCAAAAGGATGGTTAGACAACTTAAAATTAAGAGTAGGTTGGGGGATCACAGGAAACCAAGATGGAATTGGTGAGTACAAATCACTTTCTATCTTAGGAGTTGGAAACGATAGTTACTACGATCCAGTTACTAAAACTTGGAGTTTGGCTTATTCTCCAAAACAAAACCCAAATCCTGATTTGAAATGGGAGTCTACAGAACAAATTAACGTTGGTTTCGATTTTGGTCTTTTCAACAGAATTACAGGATCTTTTGAATGGTATTCTAAAACAACAAAAGATTTATTATACACTTACGAAGTGCCTCAACCACCATATTTAGTGGGAACAATGTTGGCAAACGTTGGAGAAATGTCAAACAAAGGGGTAGAGTTAACTTTGAATGCTGACATTATAAGAGGAGATAAATTCAATTGGAATGCTAATTTAACTCTTGGACATAACGTTCAGAAAATTGAAAAACTTTCTAACCCAACTTATAAAACAGATGTTATCTACAGCGGATCGCTTCATGGCTTAGCAGGTATGTCTGGACAATATTCTCAAATTATTGCCGAAGGATATCCTGTTGGAACTTTCTGGGGATTCAAAAACGCAGGTTTAGATCCTAACGGAAAAATACAGTATTACAATGCTGCAGGACAAGTAGTAGATGAAAGCGCTTTGGTTGATGCAGACAAAACAGATTTAGGAAACATTCAGCCAGATTTGACATTAGGTATCGGAATGAATTTTACATACGGAAATTTTGATCTTGGACTTTCAGGATACGGAATGTTTGGACAAAAAGCTTTAAATGCTACAAATATGATGTTGAATGATCCAACTAGATTGCCAGCTTATAATGTGCCAGATGCTTTCTTAAGCAGCGGTATTACTTCTGCGCCAAAGTATTCTGATTACTGGATCGAAGATGCTTCTTTCTTCAGACTTCAGACCTTAACTTTTGGTTATACTTTACCATTGAAATACAAAAAATCTAAAGTTAGAATGTATGTAATGGGCGAAAACTTATTTGTAATTACAGGTTACAAAGGTGTAGATCCAGAGATTGGTTTAAATGCTCAGGACGGAATCGGTCAGACTGGAGTAATGGATCAAACTGGTTTGGCAGCTCCTGGAATTGACAGATACAACAATTATCCTCGACCAACTACTATTTCTGTTGGATTAAATTTTACGCTGAATAACTAA
- a CDS encoding glycoside hydrolase family 71/99-like protein: MKRYITSLVFGLMSIVMVAGCSSDDKGSDQPVEPEKTDPVAIEKTNSTKIYMHYMPWFETNESSADKKWGYHWTMANKNPNNVGANGRREIASYYYPLIGPYHSGDKNVIENHLLLMKYSGIDGILIDWYGTYDVNDYGMIKENTDQLIEMLDKVGLEYAIVYEDRFLTNVVNAGKAISVTGAAKTDLAYVEKNYFSDANYIKINGKPLLMNFGPIVLKTPAEWTNVFNTLTAKPTFLTLWDHSSMAGENASGEYAWVYKDNTYLTNFYTNTKPKLGVAMGSAYPGFKDFYAAGGGGAAIGWTIEHNNGVTLDETLTLAKNANVNYLQLITWNDFGEGTMIEPTVEFGYSFVEKIKAFAGVKNTESVFPDISKLYDLRVQKKGNVEIQKKLDQAFNYFVSMQPAKAKQIISEIK, translated from the coding sequence ATGAAAAGATATATCACATCGTTGGTTTTTGGCTTGATGAGCATTGTGATGGTTGCTGGATGCAGCAGCGATGACAAAGGCTCAGACCAACCAGTAGAACCAGAGAAAACAGACCCTGTTGCGATTGAGAAAACCAACAGCACCAAAATTTATATGCATTACATGCCATGGTTTGAAACCAACGAAAGCAGTGCCGATAAAAAATGGGGATATCATTGGACAATGGCAAACAAAAATCCGAACAACGTAGGAGCAAACGGCCGAAGAGAAATTGCATCGTACTATTATCCACTGATTGGCCCTTATCACTCAGGCGATAAAAATGTGATTGAAAATCATTTATTGTTGATGAAATATTCAGGAATTGATGGAATTCTGATTGATTGGTACGGCACTTACGATGTAAATGATTACGGAATGATCAAAGAAAATACAGATCAGCTTATTGAAATGCTGGATAAAGTAGGTTTAGAATATGCCATTGTATACGAAGATCGATTCTTGACAAATGTTGTCAATGCAGGAAAAGCAATTTCGGTAACCGGTGCAGCAAAAACAGATTTGGCTTATGTAGAAAAGAATTATTTTTCTGATGCTAATTATATCAAGATTAATGGCAAACCGCTGTTAATGAATTTTGGACCAATTGTTCTAAAGACCCCAGCTGAATGGACAAATGTCTTTAATACCTTGACAGCAAAACCTACTTTCTTGACACTTTGGGATCATTCTTCAATGGCAGGAGAAAATGCCTCAGGAGAATATGCTTGGGTATACAAAGACAACACTTATCTGACTAATTTTTATACCAACACCAAACCAAAATTAGGTGTGGCAATGGGAAGTGCTTATCCAGGTTTTAAAGATTTTTATGCAGCAGGCGGAGGTGGAGCAGCGATTGGATGGACAATAGAACATAACAATGGAGTGACACTTGATGAAACTTTGACTTTAGCAAAAAACGCCAATGTAAATTATCTGCAGCTGATTACATGGAATGATTTCGGAGAGGGAACTATGATTGAACCAACAGTTGAATTTGGATATTCTTTTGTCGAAAAAATAAAAGCTTTCGCTGGAGTAAAAAATACTGAAAGCGTATTTCCAGATATCAGCAAATTGTATGATTTACGCGTACAGAAAAAAGGAAATGTCGAGATCCAGAAAAAACTTGACCAAGCGTTTAATTATTTTGTTTCGATGCAGCCAGCAAAAGCAAAACAAATAATAAGCGAAATAAAATAG
- a CDS encoding MATE family efflux transporter: MKKNELLEGPILSSLLKLAVPIMIANLLQAAYQLVDAFWVGRLGGDAVAAVSISTPVIFLTIALGTGLAIAGSILIAQYFGAGNQKMVNHVAAQTLSMVIIVSVVLSIIGYILSPYFLYLLKVEPTVYVDALGFMRVAFVGLVFSFGFMIFQSIMRGVGRVTLPVYIVLGTVILNFALDPLFIYGWNFIPALGVKGAALATLFTQLLAIIIGFAILFRGKHGIHLRISDFKPDYKHIKRAFEIGFPSSIEQSMRALGMMAITFLIVRFGTLTVASYGAGSNLIQLILIPALGLSMAIATLVGQNIGAGNVTRAAEISKLGAYLGFGLLTGLGIIAFIFAPYLIAFFVPNDQAVIEGGTELLRITCLSWGFLGLQLCLTGVFRAVGNTKLPMILTLISQWVIQFPLAYILSHNTSLGKIGIWWAFPIASVVTALITIAIYAKGDWKKERLTGKTNKLIDKVESEIVKEGFDISK, translated from the coding sequence ATGAAAAAAAATGAATTGTTAGAAGGGCCAATCCTTTCTTCATTATTAAAATTAGCAGTCCCAATTATGATTGCTAATCTTTTACAAGCCGCATATCAGTTGGTAGATGCTTTTTGGGTAGGACGTTTGGGCGGAGATGCTGTTGCAGCAGTTTCGATAAGTACGCCTGTAATATTTTTAACCATTGCTTTAGGAACCGGATTGGCTATTGCAGGTTCTATTTTAATTGCACAATATTTTGGAGCGGGAAACCAAAAAATGGTCAATCACGTGGCAGCGCAGACTTTGTCGATGGTGATTATTGTCTCTGTTGTCTTGTCGATTATCGGATATATTTTGAGTCCATACTTTCTGTACTTACTAAAGGTAGAACCAACGGTTTATGTTGATGCGTTAGGATTTATGCGTGTCGCGTTTGTTGGTTTGGTTTTTAGTTTTGGATTTATGATTTTTCAGTCGATTATGCGAGGTGTTGGACGCGTAACCTTGCCTGTTTATATAGTTTTAGGAACCGTTATTTTGAATTTTGCGCTAGATCCGTTATTTATTTACGGATGGAATTTCATTCCGGCATTAGGCGTAAAAGGTGCAGCTTTGGCCACTTTATTTACACAGCTTTTGGCAATCATAATCGGATTTGCGATTCTGTTTAGAGGAAAACACGGAATCCATCTTCGCATTTCCGATTTTAAACCAGATTACAAACATATAAAAAGAGCATTCGAAATTGGTTTTCCGTCTTCCATCGAACAATCCATGCGTGCTTTGGGAATGATGGCGATTACATTTTTGATTGTTCGTTTCGGTACATTGACAGTCGCTTCTTACGGTGCTGGTTCCAATTTGATTCAGCTGATTTTGATTCCAGCTTTGGGTTTATCCATGGCTATTGCAACTCTGGTTGGACAAAATATTGGAGCAGGAAATGTTACTCGTGCTGCTGAAATTTCAAAACTAGGGGCCTATTTAGGTTTCGGATTATTGACAGGTCTCGGAATTATAGCTTTTATATTCGCACCTTATTTAATTGCTTTTTTCGTTCCAAATGATCAAGCAGTTATCGAAGGAGGAACAGAACTGTTGAGAATCACTTGTCTTTCTTGGGGATTTTTAGGTTTACAGCTTTGTTTGACAGGTGTTTTTCGCGCGGTTGGAAATACCAAATTACCCATGATTCTAACTTTGATTTCGCAATGGGTAATACAATTTCCATTGGCTTATATTTTGTCTCATAATACTTCTTTGGGAAAAATTGGAATCTGGTGGGCTTTTCCGATTGCTTCTGTTGTAACAGCTTTAATCACAATCGCAATATATGCAAAAGGCGATTGGAAGAAAGAGAGATTGACCGGAAAAACGAATAAATTAATTGATAAAGTTGAAAGTGAAATTGTGAAGGAGGGGTTTGATATTTCTAAGTAA